Proteins found in one Sorghum bicolor cultivar BTx623 chromosome 1, Sorghum_bicolor_NCBIv3, whole genome shotgun sequence genomic segment:
- the LOC8054145 gene encoding tetratricopeptide repeat protein 38 isoform X1 yields MAAAEGEVRRDMWGQEYRTSSADCAAALDAYYAAFLSFGRGRVAAVLRAAAADPTCALAAAHAAHAVAPRDPAGAAAFLAAAKDNLGKATEYERAVFGTLSALMGEGWDQEVAIERHFELLKQFPRDILSLKRAQLICFYLGKPDLSLKFVQQVLPENQDQNFIYGMLAFPLLELGRMDEAEIAARKGLAINKNDFWSQHNLCHVFQQECRFKEATEFMESCSPSWEACTSFLYVVFHAVCILPMKVNSYEFTFLGFFFDFHRLTHNWWHVAVCYLEAESPLCKVLEIYDHNIMKELEKSDCEAAEVYLNALGLLLRLYIRGHIDSAKERLTALLDALKNESIWHAEWLLDLLILWALASMSELKSAHNMLESLKSRVRSMDRNRQQVMQKAIKLAEAAYEYGKGDHMKVFDTLGPDFDALGYKMIGASDEQVDVFNEVWYTVLINAGETSKAIEILAKQIRKREGAPFLWRLLEKAYSLDGRSADASVASKKANALQAAYFH; encoded by the exons atggcggcggcggagggcgaGGTGAGGCGGGACATGTGGGGGCAGGAGTACCGGACGTCCTCCGCCGACTGCGCCGCGGCGCTCGACGCCTACTACGCCGCCTTCCTGTCCTTCGGCCGCGGCCGCGTCGCGGCCGTGctccgcgccgccgcggccgacccGACCTGCGCCCTCGCTGCCGCGCACGCCGCGCACGCCGTCGCACCCAGGGACCCCGCGGGCGCCGCCGCCTTCCTCGCCGCCGCCAAGGACAACCTC GGGAAAGCGACGGAGTACGAGAGGGCCGTTTTCGGGACGCTCTCCGCGCTGATGGGCGAGGGGTGGGACCAGGAGGTGGCGATCGAGCGGCATTTCGAG CTTCTCAAGCAATTCCCCAGGGATATCCTGTCTCTCAAGAGAGCGCAGCTCATCTGCTTCTATTTGGGAAAGCCAGATTTATCCCTGAAATTCGTCCAACAA GTTTTGCCGGAGAACCAAGATCAGAATTTCATATATGGCATGCTTGCCTTCCCTTTGCTAGAGCTTGGACGGATGGATGAAGCTGAGATAGCTGCTCGAAAAGGCTTGGCTATAAACAAGAATGACTTCTGGTCACAGCATAAT CTGTGCCATGTTTTTCAGCAGGAATGTCGCTTCAAAGAAGCTACCGAGTTCATGGAATCATGTTCTCCATCCTGGGAGGCATGCACATCATTTCTGTATGTAGTTTTCCATGCAGTGTGCATTCTACCGATGAAAGTTAACAGCTATGAGTTTACTTTTttaggttttttttttgactttCACAGGTTAACCCACAACTGGTGGCATGTCGCTGTTTGTTATTTAGAAGCTGAATCCCCTTTGTGTAAAGTTCTGGAGATATATGATCACAACATCATGAAGGAACTTGAGAAAAGTGATTGTGAGGCAGCAGAG gtgtatttgaatgctCTAGGGTTGCTGCTCCGATTATACATACGCGGTCATATAGATTCAGCTAAAGAGAGGTTAACGGCATTGCTAGATGCACTGAAGAATGAG TCTATATGGCATGCGGAATGGCTCCTGGACTTGCTTATATTGTGGGCACTTGCAAGTATGAGTGAACTAAAAAGTGCACATAATATGTTGGAATCATTGAAGTCAAG GGTCCGATCAATGGACAGGAATCGGCAGCAAGTGATGCAGAAGGCAATCAAG CTGGCGGAGGCTGCTTATGAatatgggaaaggagatcacaTGAAAGTCTTTGACACACTGGGTCCAGACTTTGATGCGCTAGGTTATAAA ATGATTGGTGCATCAGATGAACAAGTGGATGTCTTCAATGAAGTTTGGTACACTGTTCTAATAAATGCTGGAGAGACTTCCAAAG CAATTGAGATTCTTGCCAAACAAATTAGGAAACGAGAGGGTGCACCTTTCTTGTGGCGCTTGCTG GAGAAAGCATACTCATTGGATGGCAGAAGCGCAGATGCTTCAGTAGCATCTAAAAAGGCAAATGCTCTACAAGCCGCTTATTTCCATTAG
- the LOC8054145 gene encoding tetratricopeptide repeat protein 38 isoform X2 translates to MAAAEGEVRRDMWGQEYRTSSADCAAALDAYYAAFLSFGRGRVAAVLRAAAADPTCALAAAHAAHAVAPRDPAGAAAFLAAAKDNLGKATEYERAVFGTLSALMGEGWDQEVAIERHFELLKQFPRDILSLKRAQLICFYLGKPDLSLKFVQQVLPENQDQNFIYGMLAFPLLELGRMDEAEIAARKGLAINKNDFWSQHNLCHVFQQECRFKEATEFMESCSPSWEACTSFLLTHNWWHVAVCYLEAESPLCKVLEIYDHNIMKELEKSDCEAAEVYLNALGLLLRLYIRGHIDSAKERLTALLDALKNESIWHAEWLLDLLILWALASMSELKSAHNMLESLKSRVRSMDRNRQQVMQKAIKLAEAAYEYGKGDHMKVFDTLGPDFDALGYKMIGASDEQVDVFNEVWYTVLINAGETSKAIEILAKQIRKREGAPFLWRLLEKAYSLDGRSADASVASKKANALQAAYFH, encoded by the exons atggcggcggcggagggcgaGGTGAGGCGGGACATGTGGGGGCAGGAGTACCGGACGTCCTCCGCCGACTGCGCCGCGGCGCTCGACGCCTACTACGCCGCCTTCCTGTCCTTCGGCCGCGGCCGCGTCGCGGCCGTGctccgcgccgccgcggccgacccGACCTGCGCCCTCGCTGCCGCGCACGCCGCGCACGCCGTCGCACCCAGGGACCCCGCGGGCGCCGCCGCCTTCCTCGCCGCCGCCAAGGACAACCTC GGGAAAGCGACGGAGTACGAGAGGGCCGTTTTCGGGACGCTCTCCGCGCTGATGGGCGAGGGGTGGGACCAGGAGGTGGCGATCGAGCGGCATTTCGAG CTTCTCAAGCAATTCCCCAGGGATATCCTGTCTCTCAAGAGAGCGCAGCTCATCTGCTTCTATTTGGGAAAGCCAGATTTATCCCTGAAATTCGTCCAACAA GTTTTGCCGGAGAACCAAGATCAGAATTTCATATATGGCATGCTTGCCTTCCCTTTGCTAGAGCTTGGACGGATGGATGAAGCTGAGATAGCTGCTCGAAAAGGCTTGGCTATAAACAAGAATGACTTCTGGTCACAGCATAAT CTGTGCCATGTTTTTCAGCAGGAATGTCGCTTCAAAGAAGCTACCGAGTTCATGGAATCATGTTCTCCATCCTGGGAGGCATGCACATCATTTCT GTTAACCCACAACTGGTGGCATGTCGCTGTTTGTTATTTAGAAGCTGAATCCCCTTTGTGTAAAGTTCTGGAGATATATGATCACAACATCATGAAGGAACTTGAGAAAAGTGATTGTGAGGCAGCAGAG gtgtatttgaatgctCTAGGGTTGCTGCTCCGATTATACATACGCGGTCATATAGATTCAGCTAAAGAGAGGTTAACGGCATTGCTAGATGCACTGAAGAATGAG TCTATATGGCATGCGGAATGGCTCCTGGACTTGCTTATATTGTGGGCACTTGCAAGTATGAGTGAACTAAAAAGTGCACATAATATGTTGGAATCATTGAAGTCAAG GGTCCGATCAATGGACAGGAATCGGCAGCAAGTGATGCAGAAGGCAATCAAG CTGGCGGAGGCTGCTTATGAatatgggaaaggagatcacaTGAAAGTCTTTGACACACTGGGTCCAGACTTTGATGCGCTAGGTTATAAA ATGATTGGTGCATCAGATGAACAAGTGGATGTCTTCAATGAAGTTTGGTACACTGTTCTAATAAATGCTGGAGAGACTTCCAAAG CAATTGAGATTCTTGCCAAACAAATTAGGAAACGAGAGGGTGCACCTTTCTTGTGGCGCTTGCTG GAGAAAGCATACTCATTGGATGGCAGAAGCGCAGATGCTTCAGTAGCATCTAAAAAGGCAAATGCTCTACAAGCCGCTTATTTCCATTAG